One Vidua chalybeata isolate OUT-0048 chromosome 13, bVidCha1 merged haplotype, whole genome shotgun sequence genomic window carries:
- the TUBGCP4 gene encoding gamma-tubulin complex component 4 isoform X3 — MIHELLLALSGYPGAAFTWSKRGGLQVSQELPFLHPSETSVLNRLCRLGTDYIRFAEFVEQYTGHVQQQDHHPSQQNQSGLHGIYLRAFCTGLDSVLQPYRQALLDLEQEFLADPHLSISHVNYSLDQFQLLFPSVMVMVEQIKTQKIHGCQILETVHKHSCGGLPPVRSALEKILAVCHGVMYKQLSAWMLHGLLLDQHEEFFIKQGPSSGNVPSQPEEDDDDLGIGGLTGKQLRELQDLRLIEEENMLAPSLKQFSLRVEMLPSYIPVRVAEKILFVGESVQMFENQNVNLTRKGSILKNQEDTFAAELHRLKQQPLFSLVDFESVVDWIRSTVAEHLWKLMVEESDLLGQLKIIKDFYLLGRGELFQAFIDTAQHMLKTPPTAVTEHDVNIAFQQSAHKVLLDDDNLLPLLHLTIEYHGKEHKDTSQTREGPSRELSPREAPTSGWAALGLSYKVQWPLHILFTPAVLEKYNVVFKYLLSVRRVQAELQHCWALQMQRKHLKSNRTDAIKWRLRDHMAFLVDNLQYYLQVRQITYFKTVR; from the exons AGCGAGACCAGCGTCCTGAACCGGCTTTGCCGCCTCGGCACCGACTACATCCGCTTCGCCGAATTCGTGGAGCAGTACACGGGACACGTACAGCAGCAG GATCACCATCCATCTCAGCAAAACCAGAGTGGATTGCATGGCATTTATTTGAGAGCCTTCTGCACAGGTCTTGATTCAGTGCTGCAGCCTTATCGACAGGCACTACTTGACCTAGAACAAGAG TTTCTGGCTGACCCACATCTTTCCATCTCACATGTTAATTACTCCTTGGACCAG TTTCAGTTACTCTTCCCCTCTGTGATGGTCATGGTGGAACAGATCAAAACGCAGAAG attCATGGGTGCCAGATATTGGAGACAGTCCACAAACATAGCTGTGGGGGGCTGCCTCCTGTTCGCAGTGCTCTTGAAAA GATTCTGGCTGTGTGTCATGGAGTCATGTATAAGCAGCTCTCTGCCTGGATGCTGCATGGATTGCTACTAGACCAACACGAAGAGTTCTTTATCAAACAGGGCCCCTCTTCTGGAAATGTCCCTAGCCAACCTGAAGAAGATGACGATGACTTAGGAATTGGGGGACTTACAGGAAAACAGCTACGCGAACTGCAGGACCTG CGCTTGATTGAGGAGGAGAACATGTTAGCTCCGTCTCTAAAGCAGTTTTCTTTGAGAGTAGAAATGCTGCCTTCGTACATTCCTGTACGGGTTGCTGAGAAGATCCTCTTTGTGGGAGAATCTGTTCAGATGTTTGAGAATCAGAATGTTAATCTGACCAGAAAAG GCTCCATCCTAAAAAACCAGGAGGACACATTTGCAGCAGAGCTACATCGACTTAAGCAGCAACCACTTTTTAGTTTGGTGGACTTTGAATCTGTGGTTGACTGGATACGGAGCACTGTTGCTGAG CATCTTTGGAAACTGATGGTGGAGGAATCGGATCTGCTAGGACAACTGAAG ATTATAAAAGACTTTTACCTTTTGGGAAGAGGTGAGCTGTTTCAGGCCTTCATTGACACTGCACAGCACATGTTAAAGACACCACCTACGGCTGTAACTGAACATG ATGTCAACATTGCATTTCAGCAGTCTGCTCATAAGGTACTGTTAGATGATGACaaccttcttcctcttcttcaccTAACCATTGAGTATCATGGAAAGGAACATAAAG ATACTTCTCAGACTCGTGAAGGGCCTTCCCGGGAATTATCTCCACGTGAAGCCCCCACGTCTggatgggcagctctgggcctTTCTTACAAAGTTCAATGGCCACTGCACATTCTTTTTACTCCTGCTGTTCTCGAGAA GTACAATGTTGTGTTCAAATACCTGCTGAGTGTGCGACGAGTCCAGGCTGAGctacagcactgctgggctctcCAGATGCAACGTAAACACCTGAAATCTAACAGAACAGATGCTATCAAGTGGCGTCTGAGGGATCACATGGCTTTCCTTGTGGACAATCTTCAGTATTATCTGCAG GTACGACAGATCACGTATTTTAAAACAGTTCGGTGA
- the TUBGCP4 gene encoding gamma-tubulin complex component 4 isoform X1 — MIHELLLALSGYPGAAFTWSKRGGLQVSQELPFLHPSETSVLNRLCRLGTDYIRFAEFVEQYTGHVQQQDHHPSQQNQSGLHGIYLRAFCTGLDSVLQPYRQALLDLEQEFLADPHLSISHVNYSLDQFQLLFPSVMVMVEQIKTQKIHGCQILETVHKHSCGGLPPVRSALEKILAVCHGVMYKQLSAWMLHGLLLDQHEEFFIKQGPSSGNVPSQPEEDDDDLGIGGLTGKQLRELQDLRLIEEENMLAPSLKQFSLRVEMLPSYIPVRVAEKILFVGESVQMFENQNVNLTRKGSILKNQEDTFAAELHRLKQQPLFSLVDFESVVDWIRSTVAEHLWKLMVEESDLLGQLKIIKDFYLLGRGELFQAFIDTAQHMLKTPPTAVTEHDVNIAFQQSAHKVLLDDDNLLPLLHLTIEYHGKEHKDTSQTREGPSRELSPREAPTSGWAALGLSYKVQWPLHILFTPAVLEKYNVVFKYLLSVRRVQAELQHCWALQMQRKHLKSNRTDAIKWRLRDHMAFLVDNLQYYLQVDVLESQFSQLLQQINATRDFESIRLAHDHFLSNLLAQSFILLKPVFHCLNEILDLCHSFCSLVSHNLGPLDERGAAQLSILVKGFSRQSSLLFKILSSVRNHQINSDLAQLLLRLDYNKYYTQAGGTLGSFGV; from the exons AGCGAGACCAGCGTCCTGAACCGGCTTTGCCGCCTCGGCACCGACTACATCCGCTTCGCCGAATTCGTGGAGCAGTACACGGGACACGTACAGCAGCAG GATCACCATCCATCTCAGCAAAACCAGAGTGGATTGCATGGCATTTATTTGAGAGCCTTCTGCACAGGTCTTGATTCAGTGCTGCAGCCTTATCGACAGGCACTACTTGACCTAGAACAAGAG TTTCTGGCTGACCCACATCTTTCCATCTCACATGTTAATTACTCCTTGGACCAG TTTCAGTTACTCTTCCCCTCTGTGATGGTCATGGTGGAACAGATCAAAACGCAGAAG attCATGGGTGCCAGATATTGGAGACAGTCCACAAACATAGCTGTGGGGGGCTGCCTCCTGTTCGCAGTGCTCTTGAAAA GATTCTGGCTGTGTGTCATGGAGTCATGTATAAGCAGCTCTCTGCCTGGATGCTGCATGGATTGCTACTAGACCAACACGAAGAGTTCTTTATCAAACAGGGCCCCTCTTCTGGAAATGTCCCTAGCCAACCTGAAGAAGATGACGATGACTTAGGAATTGGGGGACTTACAGGAAAACAGCTACGCGAACTGCAGGACCTG CGCTTGATTGAGGAGGAGAACATGTTAGCTCCGTCTCTAAAGCAGTTTTCTTTGAGAGTAGAAATGCTGCCTTCGTACATTCCTGTACGGGTTGCTGAGAAGATCCTCTTTGTGGGAGAATCTGTTCAGATGTTTGAGAATCAGAATGTTAATCTGACCAGAAAAG GCTCCATCCTAAAAAACCAGGAGGACACATTTGCAGCAGAGCTACATCGACTTAAGCAGCAACCACTTTTTAGTTTGGTGGACTTTGAATCTGTGGTTGACTGGATACGGAGCACTGTTGCTGAG CATCTTTGGAAACTGATGGTGGAGGAATCGGATCTGCTAGGACAACTGAAG ATTATAAAAGACTTTTACCTTTTGGGAAGAGGTGAGCTGTTTCAGGCCTTCATTGACACTGCACAGCACATGTTAAAGACACCACCTACGGCTGTAACTGAACATG ATGTCAACATTGCATTTCAGCAGTCTGCTCATAAGGTACTGTTAGATGATGACaaccttcttcctcttcttcaccTAACCATTGAGTATCATGGAAAGGAACATAAAG ATACTTCTCAGACTCGTGAAGGGCCTTCCCGGGAATTATCTCCACGTGAAGCCCCCACGTCTggatgggcagctctgggcctTTCTTACAAAGTTCAATGGCCACTGCACATTCTTTTTACTCCTGCTGTTCTCGAGAA GTACAATGTTGTGTTCAAATACCTGCTGAGTGTGCGACGAGTCCAGGCTGAGctacagcactgctgggctctcCAGATGCAACGTAAACACCTGAAATCTAACAGAACAGATGCTATCAAGTGGCGTCTGAGGGATCACATGGCTTTCCTTGTGGACAATCTTCAGTATTATCTGCAG GTTGATGTACTGGAGTCTCAGTTTTCACAGCTTCTGCAGCAGATAAACGCCACAAGAGATTTTGAGAGTATACGTTTGGCTCACGATCATTTCCTAAGTAATTTGTTGGCTCAGTCTTTCATCCTTCTAAAACCT GTTTTCCACTGCTTAAATGAAATTCTGGATCTTTGTCATAGCTTTTGTTCTCTGGTCAGTCACAATCTGGGTCCCTTAGATGAACGGGGAGCTGCGCAACTCAGTATTTTGGTGAAG GGATTCAGTCGTCAGTCATCGCTTCTCTTCAAGATTCTCTCTAGTGTTCGCAATCATCAGATAAACTCTGACTTAGCTCAACTGCTGCTACGCTTGGATTATAACAAATACTACACCCAGGCTGGAGGAACCTTGGGCAG TTTTGGCGTTTAA
- the TUBGCP4 gene encoding gamma-tubulin complex component 4 isoform X2, which produces MFLICEERQFQLLFPSVMVMVEQIKTQKIHGCQILETVHKHSCGGLPPVRSALEKILAVCHGVMYKQLSAWMLHGLLLDQHEEFFIKQGPSSGNVPSQPEEDDDDLGIGGLTGKQLRELQDLRLIEEENMLAPSLKQFSLRVEMLPSYIPVRVAEKILFVGESVQMFENQNVNLTRKGSILKNQEDTFAAELHRLKQQPLFSLVDFESVVDWIRSTVAEHLWKLMVEESDLLGQLKIIKDFYLLGRGELFQAFIDTAQHMLKTPPTAVTEHDVNIAFQQSAHKVLLDDDNLLPLLHLTIEYHGKEHKDTSQTREGPSRELSPREAPTSGWAALGLSYKVQWPLHILFTPAVLEKYNVVFKYLLSVRRVQAELQHCWALQMQRKHLKSNRTDAIKWRLRDHMAFLVDNLQYYLQVDVLESQFSQLLQQINATRDFESIRLAHDHFLSNLLAQSFILLKPVFHCLNEILDLCHSFCSLVSHNLGPLDERGAAQLSILVKGFSRQSSLLFKILSSVRNHQINSDLAQLLLRLDYNKYYTQAGGTLGSFGV; this is translated from the exons ATGTTTCTAATTTGTGAGGAAAGACAG TTTCAGTTACTCTTCCCCTCTGTGATGGTCATGGTGGAACAGATCAAAACGCAGAAG attCATGGGTGCCAGATATTGGAGACAGTCCACAAACATAGCTGTGGGGGGCTGCCTCCTGTTCGCAGTGCTCTTGAAAA GATTCTGGCTGTGTGTCATGGAGTCATGTATAAGCAGCTCTCTGCCTGGATGCTGCATGGATTGCTACTAGACCAACACGAAGAGTTCTTTATCAAACAGGGCCCCTCTTCTGGAAATGTCCCTAGCCAACCTGAAGAAGATGACGATGACTTAGGAATTGGGGGACTTACAGGAAAACAGCTACGCGAACTGCAGGACCTG CGCTTGATTGAGGAGGAGAACATGTTAGCTCCGTCTCTAAAGCAGTTTTCTTTGAGAGTAGAAATGCTGCCTTCGTACATTCCTGTACGGGTTGCTGAGAAGATCCTCTTTGTGGGAGAATCTGTTCAGATGTTTGAGAATCAGAATGTTAATCTGACCAGAAAAG GCTCCATCCTAAAAAACCAGGAGGACACATTTGCAGCAGAGCTACATCGACTTAAGCAGCAACCACTTTTTAGTTTGGTGGACTTTGAATCTGTGGTTGACTGGATACGGAGCACTGTTGCTGAG CATCTTTGGAAACTGATGGTGGAGGAATCGGATCTGCTAGGACAACTGAAG ATTATAAAAGACTTTTACCTTTTGGGAAGAGGTGAGCTGTTTCAGGCCTTCATTGACACTGCACAGCACATGTTAAAGACACCACCTACGGCTGTAACTGAACATG ATGTCAACATTGCATTTCAGCAGTCTGCTCATAAGGTACTGTTAGATGATGACaaccttcttcctcttcttcaccTAACCATTGAGTATCATGGAAAGGAACATAAAG ATACTTCTCAGACTCGTGAAGGGCCTTCCCGGGAATTATCTCCACGTGAAGCCCCCACGTCTggatgggcagctctgggcctTTCTTACAAAGTTCAATGGCCACTGCACATTCTTTTTACTCCTGCTGTTCTCGAGAA GTACAATGTTGTGTTCAAATACCTGCTGAGTGTGCGACGAGTCCAGGCTGAGctacagcactgctgggctctcCAGATGCAACGTAAACACCTGAAATCTAACAGAACAGATGCTATCAAGTGGCGTCTGAGGGATCACATGGCTTTCCTTGTGGACAATCTTCAGTATTATCTGCAG GTTGATGTACTGGAGTCTCAGTTTTCACAGCTTCTGCAGCAGATAAACGCCACAAGAGATTTTGAGAGTATACGTTTGGCTCACGATCATTTCCTAAGTAATTTGTTGGCTCAGTCTTTCATCCTTCTAAAACCT GTTTTCCACTGCTTAAATGAAATTCTGGATCTTTGTCATAGCTTTTGTTCTCTGGTCAGTCACAATCTGGGTCCCTTAGATGAACGGGGAGCTGCGCAACTCAGTATTTTGGTGAAG GGATTCAGTCGTCAGTCATCGCTTCTCTTCAAGATTCTCTCTAGTGTTCGCAATCATCAGATAAACTCTGACTTAGCTCAACTGCTGCTACGCTTGGATTATAACAAATACTACACCCAGGCTGGAGGAACCTTGGGCAG TTTTGGCGTTTAA